A stretch of Schaalia odontolytica DNA encodes these proteins:
- a CDS encoding FecCD family ABC transporter permease — MTPAPSRYKTVSLRRLSVRVHRRSAAVVLIGFILLATLAVYSLTLGDYGLSAGDSFRRLLGDGGPRDDFLGVYFVQSVRLPRMLAAIAVGAALGIAGRIFQTISGNPLGSPDIVGLSTGCATGALIAIIILGSSPTVTGVGALLGGLVSGAVILACAGGMRVTGIRVVLVGIGCSAALRAVNSLLIVKAPLEAAQRAQLWSAGSFSGVTITRLMPLLIVIGAVVVVCAVFAVPLGLVAMGDDVATGLGVRVRRTRMLLIVVAILLVASATSVAGPVAFVALAAPHVAHRLCGGGGVGFTSSALVGALLVLVSDVCAQRLVAPAELPVGVVTGVVGGVYLLWLLIREVRS; from the coding sequence ATGACGCCAGCTCCCTCGCGCTACAAGACCGTTTCGCTGCGCCGTTTGTCGGTGCGCGTGCACCGGCGCAGCGCCGCCGTCGTGCTCATCGGATTTATTCTCCTCGCCACGTTAGCCGTTTATTCTTTGACTCTGGGGGACTACGGACTCAGTGCCGGTGACTCGTTCCGTCGTCTTCTGGGAGACGGCGGGCCCCGGGACGATTTCCTGGGTGTCTACTTCGTACAGTCGGTGCGCCTGCCGCGCATGCTCGCAGCGATTGCTGTCGGCGCAGCGCTTGGAATCGCCGGGCGTATCTTCCAGACGATTTCGGGCAACCCGCTCGGTAGCCCTGACATCGTCGGTCTGTCGACGGGGTGCGCGACCGGCGCCCTGATTGCGATCATCATCCTGGGCTCGAGCCCCACGGTCACTGGGGTGGGGGCGTTGCTCGGCGGACTCGTTTCGGGTGCGGTCATTCTCGCATGCGCGGGTGGTATGCGAGTCACGGGTATTCGCGTCGTGCTCGTCGGCATTGGCTGCTCGGCGGCGTTGCGTGCTGTCAATTCGCTGCTGATCGTCAAGGCTCCGCTGGAAGCAGCGCAGCGTGCCCAGCTCTGGAGTGCCGGCTCATTCTCCGGCGTCACTATCACGCGTCTGATGCCTTTGCTGATCGTGATCGGTGCTGTCGTTGTGGTGTGCGCCGTCTTCGCGGTGCCCCTCGGTCTCGTCGCGATGGGCGACGACGTTGCGACGGGGCTTGGCGTGCGAGTACGTCGCACCCGTATGCTCCTTATCGTCGTCGCGATCCTACTCGTCGCATCCGCAACATCGGTGGCGGGGCCTGTTGCTTTTGTTGCTCTCGCCGCTCCTCATGTCGCGCACCGGCTGTGTGGCGGCGGGGGAGTCGGATTTACATCGTCCGCCCTCGTTGGTGCTCTACTTGTGCTGGTCTCAGACGTGTGCGCACAGAGGCTCGTCGCTCCGGCCGAGCTTCCCGTTGGCGTCGTGACGGGCGTTGTTGGAGGCGTCTACCTTCTCTGGTTGTTGATTCGTGAGGTGAGATCGTGA
- a CDS encoding FecCD family ABC transporter permease, whose amino-acid sequence MTTRRITSVAIACAVATLALVLVTLASLALGSRQIAPDVVWDALVNGGASQDAQVVTQLRVPRTVAALVIGGALGLAGSIMQAMTRNPLADPGVLGINAGAAFLVVTVTAASGVATRAATLGASLVGAGVAAGLVFAISGSGGGSRSRLALAGIAVSAALASLTQAVLAANQFAFNEFRYWASGSLEGVDMASVASAGAVIAVGAVVALLITSALGVLALGDDAAVSLGVRVRLIRVLGVVAVTALAGGATALGGPLTFVGLAVPLMVRRVVGARQGAIALWSIVVGAAWVCGADVVSRLVLAPSEVPVGVIVALIGAPFFILGARGKGMS is encoded by the coding sequence ATGACGACACGTCGCATCACCAGCGTCGCCATTGCCTGCGCAGTGGCGACGCTGGCGCTTGTCCTCGTCACCCTCGCGTCCCTTGCTCTGGGGTCGCGCCAGATTGCTCCCGACGTGGTGTGGGATGCGCTCGTGAACGGCGGAGCCAGCCAGGACGCACAGGTGGTCACGCAACTGCGTGTTCCTCGCACCGTCGCCGCGCTCGTGATCGGCGGGGCGCTGGGGCTGGCAGGTTCCATCATGCAGGCGATGACGCGAAATCCTCTCGCCGATCCTGGGGTACTCGGCATCAATGCCGGTGCTGCTTTCCTTGTTGTAACGGTGACGGCTGCGAGTGGCGTCGCCACCCGCGCGGCGACGCTCGGCGCTTCGCTCGTCGGCGCGGGGGTGGCCGCCGGTCTCGTCTTCGCTATTTCCGGTAGCGGGGGAGGATCCCGATCGCGCCTTGCTCTGGCAGGCATTGCTGTATCGGCCGCTCTTGCATCACTCACTCAGGCTGTTCTCGCCGCGAACCAGTTTGCGTTCAACGAATTCCGATACTGGGCATCGGGATCATTGGAAGGCGTTGACATGGCCTCGGTGGCGAGCGCGGGTGCAGTGATCGCCGTCGGCGCAGTGGTTGCGCTTCTCATTACATCGGCACTGGGTGTCCTTGCACTCGGCGACGACGCCGCGGTAAGCCTCGGAGTGCGTGTGCGACTCATCCGTGTGCTCGGGGTTGTCGCAGTGACGGCACTGGCTGGGGGAGCGACTGCTCTGGGTGGGCCCCTCACGTTCGTCGGCCTCGCGGTGCCGCTCATGGTGCGGCGTGTTGTCGGAGCCCGACAGGGCGCCATTGCCCTCTGGTCTATCGTGGTCGGAGCCGCTTGGGTGTGCGGTGCTGATGTCGTCTCACGCCTCGTGCTCGCCCCGTCCGAGGTTCCCGTGGGTGTCATCGTCGCTCTGATTGGTGCTCCGTTCTTCATCCTGGGCGCGCGCGGAAAGGGCATGTCATGA